The following coding sequences lie in one Anoplolepis gracilipes chromosome 4, ASM4749672v1, whole genome shotgun sequence genomic window:
- the Qm gene encoding terpene synthase isoform X2, whose translation MTNMDKTNPFYYSLSGDKKEDEKLLEPIRYILQVPGKQIRAKLAQAFNYWLKISLDRIQAIEEIVSMLHNSSIVIDDIQDNSILRRGIPVAHSVYGIASSLSAANYILFIAMERVVNLQHPAATKVYMEQLLELHRGQGMDIFWRDNFICPSEEDYKTMTIRKTGGLFNLAVRLMKLFSTYEEDLSSLVAILGLYFQIRDDYCNLCLGEYTENKSYCEDLTEGKFSFPIIHALTTNPDDRQIINILRQRTKDIEVKRHCIKLLEKFGSFKYTRGVLEELDMKARAEIDRLGGNPFLIKILDELKNWDTKEAPKDLLTGTF comes from the exons ATGACAAATATGGATAAAACTAACCCGTTTTATTACTCTTTAAGCGGTGACAAGAAAGAAGATGAG AAACTGTTGGAACCAATCAGGTACATTCTTCAAGTTCCTGGTAAACAGATAAGAGCAAAATTAGCTCAAGCTTTTAATTATTGGTTAAAAATATCACTCGACAGAATACAAGCAATCGAGGAAATAGTAAGCATGCTCCATAATTCAAGCATTGT aattgaTGATATTCAAGATAATTCCATTTTGCGAAGAGGTATTCCTGTTGCTCATTCTGTTTATGGAATTGCTAGCTCGTTGAGTgctgcaaattatatattgtttatcgcTATGGAAAGAGTTGTTAATTTGCAACATCCTGCA GCAACAAAAGTGTATATGGAACAATTGTTGGAACTTCACAGAGGCCAGGGAATGGACATTTTTTGGCgggataattttatttgtccaAGTGAGGAAGATTACAAGACCATGACAATAAGAA AGACTGGTGGCCTCTTTAACTTGGCGGtaagattaatgaaattattttcaacttaCGAAGAAGATTTATCGTCGCTGGTAGCCATTTTGGGTTTGTACTTTCAAATACGTGATGATTATTGCAATTTGTGCCTCGGTGAG tatACTGAAAACAAAAGTTACTGCGAGGACTTGACCGAAGGAAAATTCAGCTTTCCAATTATTCATGCCCTTACAACTAATCCTGATGATAGACAAATAATAA ATATTCTGAGACAACGAACGAAAGATATCGAAGTAAAACGTcattgcattaaattattagagaaattTGGCTCTTTCAAATACACGAGAGGCGTACTTGAAGAATTGGACATGAAAGCGAGAGCTGAAATTGATCGTTTAGGAGGCAATccgtttttaataaaaattctagacGAGCTTAAGAATTGGGATACTAAAGAAGCACCCAAAGATCTTTTAACcggaacattttaa
- the Qm gene encoding terpene synthase isoform X3: MRLFCFKLLEPIRYILQVPGKQIRAKLAQAFNYWLKISLDRIQAIEEIVSMLHNSSIVIDDIQDNSILRRGIPVAHSVYGIASSLSAANYILFIAMERVVNLQHPAATKVYMEQLLELHRGQGMDIFWRDNFICPSEEDYKTMTIRKTGGLFNLAVRLMKLFSTYEEDLSSLVAILGLYFQIRDDYCNLCLGEYTENKSYCEDLTEGKFSFPIIHALTTNPDDRQIVSLIMPDKDILRQRTKDIEVKRHCIKLLEKFGSFKYTRGVLEELDMKARAEIDRLGGNPFLIKILDELKNWDTKEAPKDLLTGTF; the protein is encoded by the exons ATGAGGTTATTCtgcttt AAACTGTTGGAACCAATCAGGTACATTCTTCAAGTTCCTGGTAAACAGATAAGAGCAAAATTAGCTCAAGCTTTTAATTATTGGTTAAAAATATCACTCGACAGAATACAAGCAATCGAGGAAATAGTAAGCATGCTCCATAATTCAAGCATTGT aattgaTGATATTCAAGATAATTCCATTTTGCGAAGAGGTATTCCTGTTGCTCATTCTGTTTATGGAATTGCTAGCTCGTTGAGTgctgcaaattatatattgtttatcgcTATGGAAAGAGTTGTTAATTTGCAACATCCTGCA GCAACAAAAGTGTATATGGAACAATTGTTGGAACTTCACAGAGGCCAGGGAATGGACATTTTTTGGCgggataattttatttgtccaAGTGAGGAAGATTACAAGACCATGACAATAAGAA AGACTGGTGGCCTCTTTAACTTGGCGGtaagattaatgaaattattttcaacttaCGAAGAAGATTTATCGTCGCTGGTAGCCATTTTGGGTTTGTACTTTCAAATACGTGATGATTATTGCAATTTGTGCCTCGGTGAG tatACTGAAAACAAAAGTTACTGCGAGGACTTGACCGAAGGAAAATTCAGCTTTCCAATTATTCATGCCCTTACAACTAATCCTGATGATAGACAAATA gtTTCCTTAATAATGCCTGATAAAGATATTCTGAGACAACGAACGAAAGATATCGAAGTAAAACGTcattgcattaaattattagagaaattTGGCTCTTTCAAATACACGAGAGGCGTACTTGAAGAATTGGACATGAAAGCGAGAGCTGAAATTGATCGTTTAGGAGGCAATccgtttttaataaaaattctagacGAGCTTAAGAATTGGGATACTAAAGAAGCACCCAAAGATCTTTTAACcggaacattttaa
- the Mvb12 gene encoding multivesicular body subunit 12A, with the protein MSKKTNCKMLVHQVSAVLPDDRPITAISVVEDVDKCPPNFTVVSRTYDQDTDADLWKESGLFIKKKGRYICFSKTEGPPGCVVEDIVVINERDTPPEGYNMISYTVDSRQKAWRKKQVCYKIRNKNSCVKAVTDIIICSRIIHKDSKLAPIGFSAAGVINGVRVCYKTVDIINANSDSSYVNIDLFQNPSPNPSNGSPHRPAPERPPKPKFSPKPPVNGIYPQIGGAANKDNDESGDRDYEVLSINARIRPTRPAPQPPTSALPVVGSTLVYGTLPGSSDLDGVPFALNPRLIINHSANNKLPVIKVWTQRDLDREFFYDFRAERET; encoded by the exons ATGTCAAAGAAGACCAACTGTAAGATGCTGGTCCATCAGGTGTCAGCTGTGTTACCGGACGACAGGCCAATAACTGCCATTAGTGTTGTCGAAGACGTAGATAAGTGTCCACCGAACTTCACAGTG GTATCGAGAACTTACGACCAGGACACCGATGCCGATCTGTGGAAAGAGAGCGGTCTGTTCATCAAGAAGAAGGGCAGATACATCTGCTTCTCGAAAACCGAGGGTCCGCCTGGTTGCGTGGTCGAAGACATCGTAGTGATTAATGAACGAGATACTCCGCCGGAAGGATACAACATGATCTCGTATACTGTGGATTCGA GGCAGAAAGCTTGGCGGAAGAAACAAGTGTgctataaaattagaaataaaaactcgTGCGTGAAAGCAGTCACGGATATCATAATATGCAGTAGGATAATCCACAAGGATTCCAAGTTGGCTCCTATTGGATTTTCCGCTGCCGG TGTTATAAATGGTGTTCGCGTGTGCTACAAAACCGTAGATATCATAAACGCAAATTCAGATTCGTCATACGTTAATATAGA CTTATTTCAAAATCCTTCCCCGAATCCTTCGAATGGATCTCCTCACAGACCAGCCCCCGAGAGGCCCCCGAAACCAAAGTTTTCGCCAAAACCACCAGTGAACGGGATTTATCCGCAAATTGGTGGCGCAGCTAATAAGGATAATGACGAGTCCGGTGATCGAGATTACGAAGTACTGAGTATTAATGCGAGAATCAGGCCCACAAGGCCGGCGCCCCAACCGCCCACGTCCGCCTTGCCCGTTGTTGGTTCGACGCTCGTTTACGGCACACTTCCAGGCTCGTCCGATCTCGATGGAGTTCCGTTCGCGCTTAATCCTCGTCTTATCATTAATCACTCTGCAAAT AACAAACTTCCTGTTATCAAAGTGTGGACACAAAGGGATTTGGACAGAGAA TTCTTCTACGACTTCCGTGCGGAAAGGGAGACTTGA
- the Qm gene encoding terpene synthase isoform X1: MTNMDKTNPFYYSLSGDKKEDEKLLEPIRYILQVPGKQIRAKLAQAFNYWLKISLDRIQAIEEIVSMLHNSSIVIDDIQDNSILRRGIPVAHSVYGIASSLSAANYILFIAMERVVNLQHPAATKVYMEQLLELHRGQGMDIFWRDNFICPSEEDYKTMTIRKTGGLFNLAVRLMKLFSTYEEDLSSLVAILGLYFQIRDDYCNLCLGEYTENKSYCEDLTEGKFSFPIIHALTTNPDDRQIVSLIMPDKDILRQRTKDIEVKRHCIKLLEKFGSFKYTRGVLEELDMKARAEIDRLGGNPFLIKILDELKNWDTKEAPKDLLTGTF; this comes from the exons ATGACAAATATGGATAAAACTAACCCGTTTTATTACTCTTTAAGCGGTGACAAGAAAGAAGATGAG AAACTGTTGGAACCAATCAGGTACATTCTTCAAGTTCCTGGTAAACAGATAAGAGCAAAATTAGCTCAAGCTTTTAATTATTGGTTAAAAATATCACTCGACAGAATACAAGCAATCGAGGAAATAGTAAGCATGCTCCATAATTCAAGCATTGT aattgaTGATATTCAAGATAATTCCATTTTGCGAAGAGGTATTCCTGTTGCTCATTCTGTTTATGGAATTGCTAGCTCGTTGAGTgctgcaaattatatattgtttatcgcTATGGAAAGAGTTGTTAATTTGCAACATCCTGCA GCAACAAAAGTGTATATGGAACAATTGTTGGAACTTCACAGAGGCCAGGGAATGGACATTTTTTGGCgggataattttatttgtccaAGTGAGGAAGATTACAAGACCATGACAATAAGAA AGACTGGTGGCCTCTTTAACTTGGCGGtaagattaatgaaattattttcaacttaCGAAGAAGATTTATCGTCGCTGGTAGCCATTTTGGGTTTGTACTTTCAAATACGTGATGATTATTGCAATTTGTGCCTCGGTGAG tatACTGAAAACAAAAGTTACTGCGAGGACTTGACCGAAGGAAAATTCAGCTTTCCAATTATTCATGCCCTTACAACTAATCCTGATGATAGACAAATA gtTTCCTTAATAATGCCTGATAAAGATATTCTGAGACAACGAACGAAAGATATCGAAGTAAAACGTcattgcattaaattattagagaaattTGGCTCTTTCAAATACACGAGAGGCGTACTTGAAGAATTGGACATGAAAGCGAGAGCTGAAATTGATCGTTTAGGAGGCAATccgtttttaataaaaattctagacGAGCTTAAGAATTGGGATACTAAAGAAGCACCCAAAGATCTTTTAACcggaacattttaa
- the Qm gene encoding terpene synthase isoform X4 yields the protein MTNMDKTNPFYYSLSGDKKEDEKLLEPIRYILQVPGKQIRAKLAQAFNYWLKISLDRIQAIEEIVSMLHNSSIVIDDIQDNSILRRGIPVAHSVYGIASSLSAANYILFIAMERVVNLQHPAATKVYMEQLLELHRGQGMDIFWRDNFICPSEEDYKTMTIRKTGGLFNLAVRLMKLFSTYEEDLSSLVAILGLYFQIRDDYCNLCLGEYTENKSYCEDLTEGKFSFPIIHALTTNPDDRQIISFLNNA from the exons ATGACAAATATGGATAAAACTAACCCGTTTTATTACTCTTTAAGCGGTGACAAGAAAGAAGATGAG AAACTGTTGGAACCAATCAGGTACATTCTTCAAGTTCCTGGTAAACAGATAAGAGCAAAATTAGCTCAAGCTTTTAATTATTGGTTAAAAATATCACTCGACAGAATACAAGCAATCGAGGAAATAGTAAGCATGCTCCATAATTCAAGCATTGT aattgaTGATATTCAAGATAATTCCATTTTGCGAAGAGGTATTCCTGTTGCTCATTCTGTTTATGGAATTGCTAGCTCGTTGAGTgctgcaaattatatattgtttatcgcTATGGAAAGAGTTGTTAATTTGCAACATCCTGCA GCAACAAAAGTGTATATGGAACAATTGTTGGAACTTCACAGAGGCCAGGGAATGGACATTTTTTGGCgggataattttatttgtccaAGTGAGGAAGATTACAAGACCATGACAATAAGAA AGACTGGTGGCCTCTTTAACTTGGCGGtaagattaatgaaattattttcaacttaCGAAGAAGATTTATCGTCGCTGGTAGCCATTTTGGGTTTGTACTTTCAAATACGTGATGATTATTGCAATTTGTGCCTCGGTGAG tatACTGAAAACAAAAGTTACTGCGAGGACTTGACCGAAGGAAAATTCAGCTTTCCAATTATTCATGCCCTTACAACTAATCCTGATGATAGACAAATAATAA gtTTCCTTAATAATGCCTGA